One genomic window of Arachis stenosperma cultivar V10309 chromosome 10, arast.V10309.gnm1.PFL2, whole genome shotgun sequence includes the following:
- the LOC130957302 gene encoding uncharacterized protein LOC130957302: protein MKNQGDAIKKLESQVGFLSQQIPKSTDIFPSDTEKNSRGETKKVKGEECKAITLRGEEILEEEICRPSEHTQGASKEKLEEIKQEIDLAQGKKPMEKEILKTYVPKASFPQRLRGGEKEMTYSRFLDIFTSLHINISFIESLQQMSSYIKCMKKLLTKKSTLKSGQTVVMTKESSALIQKDLPKKNKDAWSFHIPCVIGDTMIDKGFCDLGASINLMPLSLMRKLQINELKPTDVTLQLADKTQKQALGVVGNVLVKVGRYFLPTDFVVLEMEESYIHPIILGRPFLATARALKDVEQ, encoded by the coding sequence ATGAAGAACCAAGGAGATGCCATCAAGAAGCTTGAATCCCAAGTAGGATTTCTttctcaacaaattcccaaaTCCACTGATATTTTTCCAAGTGATACTGAGAAGAACtcaagaggagaaacaaagaagGTGAAaggggaagaatgcaaggctaTCACTCTAAGAGGTGAAGAGATTTTGGAGGAAGAGATTTGTAGGCCATCAGAGCATACCCAAGGGGCTTCAAAGGAGAAGTTAGAAGAGATAAAACAAGAAATTGACCTTGCACAAGGGAAGAAGCCAATGGAGAAGGAAATCTTGAAAACTTATGTCCCAAAAGCATCATTCCCTCAGAGACTCAGGGGTGGTGAAAAAGAGATGACGTATTCTAGGTTCCTAGATATATTTACATCTCTTCATATCAACATTTCCTTCATTGAATCCCTCCAACAGATGTCCTCATATATCAAGTGCATGAAGAAGTTGCTAACCAAGAAGAGTACCTTAAAGAGTGGACAAACAGTAGTGATGACTAAGGAGAGCAGTGCCCTTATCCAGAAGGATTTGCCCAAAAAGAATAAGGATGCATGGAGTTTTCACATCCCTTGTGTTATAGGGGATACAATGATTGACAAAGGGTTTTGTGATCTGGGAGCAAGTATAAATCTAATGCCTCTATCTCTCATGAGGAAGCTGCAAATCAATGAGTTAAAACCTACAGATGTAACCCTCCAATTGGCTGACAAGACCCAAAAACAAGCATTAGGAGTGGTCGGAAATGTACTAGTAAAGGTAGGGAGGTACTTCCTCCCTACAGATTTTGTTGTTCTAGAGATGGAAGAAAGCtacattcatccaatcattTTAGGGAGACCATTCTTGGCCACAGCCAGAGCACTTAAAGATGTTGAGCAATGA